One window of Nocardia nova SH22a genomic DNA carries:
- a CDS encoding pyridoxal phosphate-dependent aminotransferase, translating into MRSESRRSTVPTFYVMDVWKAAAERARTHGDVLVLAAGQPSTPAPAPVLRATRAALDGELLGYTETFGIPELREAIAAHHRDGYGVDAVADDVVVTTGSSGAFTLLFLAAFDIGDTVVVARPGYPAYRNTLTALGCRVIELDCGPQTRFQPTVAMLEELPEPPAGLIVASPANPTGTMIAPDELAALARWCDDHGTLLISDEIYHGIAYSGSGGDTEPVSSAWETSRESVVIGSVSKYFSMTGWRLGWMLAPERLRPALQRLASNMTVCPPAISQFAAVHAFGAEAKTELDGHVRRYARNRALLLDGLPRLGITDLAPADGAFYAYADIGHLSQDSTRWCADLLARTGVALAPGIDFDTSNGHRTVRFSFAGATADIEEALVRLGRYLS; encoded by the coding sequence GTGCGCAGTGAATCCCGCCGGTCGACCGTTCCCACCTTCTATGTCATGGATGTCTGGAAGGCGGCGGCCGAACGCGCCCGCACTCACGGCGATGTGCTGGTCCTGGCGGCCGGGCAGCCCTCGACCCCCGCCCCGGCGCCGGTGCTGCGGGCCACCAGGGCGGCGCTGGACGGCGAATTGCTCGGGTACACCGAGACTTTCGGTATTCCGGAACTGCGCGAGGCGATCGCGGCCCATCACCGCGACGGTTACGGCGTCGACGCGGTCGCCGACGATGTCGTGGTCACCACCGGCTCCTCCGGCGCGTTCACGCTGCTGTTCCTGGCCGCATTCGACATCGGCGACACCGTCGTGGTCGCCCGGCCCGGCTATCCGGCCTATCGCAACACCCTCACCGCGCTGGGCTGCCGCGTGATCGAACTGGACTGCGGCCCGCAGACCCGGTTCCAGCCGACGGTCGCGATGCTCGAGGAACTGCCCGAACCGCCCGCCGGACTGATCGTGGCGAGTCCGGCGAATCCGACCGGAACCATGATCGCCCCGGACGAACTGGCCGCCCTGGCCCGCTGGTGCGACGATCACGGCACCCTGCTGATCTCCGACGAGATCTATCACGGCATCGCCTATTCCGGCAGCGGCGGCGATACCGAACCGGTCAGTTCCGCCTGGGAGACCTCGCGGGAATCGGTGGTCATCGGCTCGGTGTCGAAGTATTTCTCGATGACCGGGTGGCGGCTGGGCTGGATGCTGGCGCCCGAACGGCTGCGCCCGGCCCTGCAGCGACTCGCCTCGAATATGACCGTCTGCCCGCCCGCGATCTCACAGTTCGCCGCCGTGCACGCGTTCGGCGCCGAGGCGAAAACCGAACTCGACGGTCACGTGCGCCGTTATGCACGCAACCGGGCGCTGCTGCTCGACGGGCTCCCGAGGCTGGGCATCACCGATCTGGCGCCGGCCGACGGCGCCTTCTACGCCTACGCCGATATCGGCCACCTGAGCCAGGATTCGACCCGATGGTGTGCGGACCTGCTGGCTCGTACCGGCGTCGCGCTGGCGCCCGGCATCGACTTCGACACGAGCAACGGGCACCGCACGGTGCGCTTCTCGTTCGCCGGCGCCACCGCCGATATCGAGGAGGCGCTCGTGCGGCTCGGCCGGTATCTGAGCTGA
- a CDS encoding TetR/AcrR family transcriptional regulator, which translates to MITATTPKGERRRQALVAAAAELLLEGGFDAVRHRSVATRADLPLASTTYYFESLEDLIARAVEFSGTAELEAMRRRIGDVTHRRRGPEATVDLIVDLMVGTDGPDDFARGRLIARYERSVASARHPELREVQLRLRAQLEDLVADVLRRSDRTVRTDQLRRLVAVVDGAVVAALAESDPQPRRTARAALLELIDVIAPPTPQSLLASQPMPPAMPQQPSRHRTLD; encoded by the coding sequence GTGATCACCGCGACGACCCCGAAAGGCGAAAGGCGTCGCCAGGCGTTGGTCGCGGCAGCCGCGGAGCTGCTCCTCGAAGGCGGCTTCGATGCCGTGCGCCACCGTTCGGTGGCGACGCGGGCGGATCTGCCGCTGGCCTCTACGACCTATTACTTCGAATCACTCGAGGATCTGATCGCGCGCGCGGTCGAGTTCAGCGGCACCGCCGAACTCGAGGCGATGCGGCGGCGGATCGGCGATGTCACCCATCGCCGCCGCGGGCCGGAGGCGACCGTCGATCTGATCGTGGATCTGATGGTGGGCACCGACGGGCCCGACGACTTCGCGCGCGGGCGGCTGATCGCCCGCTACGAGCGGTCGGTGGCCTCGGCCCGGCATCCGGAACTACGCGAGGTGCAGCTGCGATTACGCGCGCAACTCGAGGATCTGGTCGCCGATGTGCTGCGCCGATCCGACCGCACGGTGCGCACCGATCAACTGCGCCGCCTGGTCGCGGTCGTCGACGGCGCGGTGGTCGCCGCTCTCGCCGAATCCGATCCGCAGCCGCGCCGCACCGCCCGCGCGGCCCTGCTGGAGCTGATCGACGTGATCGCGCCGCCGACGCCGCAGTCGCTGCTGGCGTCGCAGCCGATGCCCCCGGCGATGCCCCAGCAACCGAGCAGGCACCGAACATTAGACTGA
- the purB gene encoding adenylosuccinate lyase, with translation MTLVPNVLATRYASPQLVQLWSPENKIVLERRLWLEVLRAQTELGAAGTESVTPEVIEDYERVLGEVDLASIAERERITRHDVKARIEEYNALAGHEQIHKGMTSRDLTENVEQLQIRLSLEHVHEHGVAVAARLAERAAEYQALVMAGRSHNVAAQATTLGKRFASAADEILIALRRVRELIDRYPLRGIKGPMGTAQDMLDLFDGDAGKLAQLEQKVARHLGFSTVLTSVGQVYPRSLDHDVVSALVQLGAGPSSLAHTVRLMAGHELVTEGFQPGQVGSSAMPHKMNTRSCERVNGLQVVLRGYGSMAAELSGAQWNEGDVFCSVVRRVALPDAFFAIDGMMETFLTVLTEFGAYPAVIERELNRYLPFLATTRILMAAVRAGVGRESAHEVIKEHAVAVALAMREQGREPDLLDRLAADDRMPLDRAGLEAALADRTAFIGAAEAQVGDVVAQVQKLIDAHPEAARYTPSPIL, from the coding sequence GTGACACTTGTCCCGAACGTCCTCGCCACCCGGTACGCCAGCCCGCAACTGGTGCAGTTGTGGTCGCCCGAGAACAAGATCGTGCTCGAGCGCCGGTTGTGGCTCGAAGTGCTGCGGGCGCAGACCGAACTGGGTGCGGCCGGAACCGAATCGGTGACCCCCGAGGTGATCGAGGATTACGAGCGGGTGCTCGGTGAGGTCGATCTGGCCTCGATCGCCGAGCGGGAGCGGATCACTCGTCACGATGTGAAGGCGCGGATCGAGGAGTACAACGCCCTCGCCGGTCACGAGCAGATCCACAAGGGCATGACCAGCCGGGATCTCACCGAGAACGTCGAGCAGTTGCAGATCCGGCTGTCGCTCGAGCACGTGCACGAGCACGGTGTCGCGGTCGCGGCGCGGCTGGCCGAGCGGGCCGCCGAATATCAGGCGCTGGTGATGGCCGGGCGCTCGCACAACGTCGCCGCGCAGGCGACCACGCTGGGCAAGCGTTTCGCGAGTGCGGCCGACGAGATCCTGATCGCCCTGCGCCGGGTGCGGGAACTGATCGACCGCTATCCGCTGCGCGGGATCAAGGGCCCGATGGGCACCGCCCAGGACATGCTGGACCTGTTCGACGGCGATGCGGGCAAACTCGCCCAGCTGGAGCAGAAGGTGGCCCGTCATCTCGGCTTCTCGACCGTTCTGACCAGTGTCGGCCAGGTCTATCCGCGCTCACTCGACCACGATGTCGTCTCCGCGCTGGTGCAACTGGGCGCGGGCCCGTCGTCGCTCGCGCACACGGTGCGGCTGATGGCCGGGCACGAACTGGTCACCGAGGGTTTCCAGCCCGGCCAGGTCGGCAGTTCGGCGATGCCGCACAAGATGAACACCCGCTCCTGCGAACGGGTCAACGGCCTGCAGGTGGTGCTGCGCGGATACGGCTCGATGGCCGCGGAACTGTCCGGCGCGCAGTGGAACGAGGGCGATGTGTTCTGTTCGGTGGTGCGCCGCGTCGCGCTGCCGGACGCGTTCTTCGCCATCGACGGCATGATGGAGACCTTCCTGACCGTCCTCACCGAATTCGGCGCCTACCCCGCCGTGATCGAGCGCGAACTCAACCGCTACCTGCCCTTCCTGGCCACCACCCGCATTCTGATGGCGGCCGTGCGCGCGGGCGTGGGCCGCGAGAGCGCGCACGAGGTCATCAAGGAGCACGCGGTGGCGGTGGCGCTGGCCATGCGCGAACAGGGTCGCGAACCCGATCTCCTGGATCGCCTCGCCGCCGACGATCGCATGCCCCTGGACCGTGCCGGACTCGAGGCCGCTCTCGCCGACCGGACGGCCTTCATCGGCGCGGCCGAGGCGCAGGTGGGCGATGTCGTCGCGCAGGTGCAGAAATTGATCGACGCGCATCCGGAGGCGGCCCGCTACACTCCGTCGCCGATCCTGTAA
- a CDS encoding HIT family protein yields MDPYSIFADIVAGRAPSSKVYEDADVLAFMDIRPMTPGHLLVIPKVPARSLAELDPAIGGKLFQVGQRLAAALRESEVRCDGVNLFLADGVTAGQEIFHVHLHVIPRTPGDGFGLRNRATTPPRADLDYLAASIRGAAQRLGSAAEARPDGTWWLT; encoded by the coding sequence ATGGATCCCTATTCGATCTTCGCCGACATCGTGGCCGGTCGGGCACCCTCCTCCAAGGTCTACGAGGACGCCGACGTGCTCGCCTTCATGGACATTCGGCCCATGACACCCGGACATCTGCTGGTGATCCCGAAGGTGCCCGCCCGGAGTCTGGCGGAGCTGGATCCGGCGATCGGGGGCAAGCTCTTCCAGGTCGGCCAACGGCTGGCGGCGGCGCTGCGGGAATCCGAGGTGCGCTGTGACGGCGTGAATCTCTTTCTCGCGGACGGGGTTACGGCGGGCCAGGAGATCTTCCATGTGCACCTGCACGTGATTCCGCGCACGCCGGGGGACGGATTCGGACTGCGGAACCGGGCGACGACTCCGCCGCGGGCGGATCTGGACTATCTGGCGGCGTCGATCCGGGGCGCGGCGCAGCGATTGGGATCGGCTGCCGAAGCCCGCCCGGACGGGACCTGGTGGCTCACCTGA
- a CDS encoding alpha/beta hydrolase: protein MRRSTVAAFVLAVVAGVLGPWSGPQPRAAAAQVVGENDMSATRTALFIDSPAMGRTIQVQVLHPAGGGARPSYYLLDGLDPGVQQSTWTNATDAEPFFAGKNVNVVLPMGGQASYYTDWQSDDPHFGRYRWETFLTQELPPIIDATFDGNGVNAIGGLSMGGIAAFVLAARHPELYDAIAGYSACPDLGLAQGAITFSIANRGGNPFNMWGAPGSPEWGAHDPALLVNRLRGKTIYLSTGTGIPGPHEAEIKPQLPENIFLGGPIEAGVDVCVTAFEQRLRGMRIPARVDHNPVGTHSWSYWQDYLHASWPTIGAAIGA, encoded by the coding sequence ATGCGGCGCTCTACCGTTGCTGCTTTTGTGCTCGCTGTCGTGGCCGGTGTTCTCGGCCCCTGGTCCGGCCCACAGCCACGAGCCGCCGCGGCCCAGGTGGTCGGGGAGAACGATATGAGCGCGACCCGGACGGCCCTGTTCATCGACTCACCCGCGATGGGCCGCACCATCCAGGTACAGGTGCTGCATCCGGCCGGCGGCGGCGCGCGGCCCTCGTACTACCTGCTCGACGGCCTGGACCCCGGTGTGCAACAGAGCACCTGGACCAATGCCACCGACGCCGAACCGTTCTTCGCCGGTAAGAACGTCAATGTGGTGCTGCCGATGGGCGGGCAGGCCAGTTACTACACCGACTGGCAGAGCGACGATCCGCACTTCGGGCGCTACCGGTGGGAGACCTTCCTGACCCAGGAGCTGCCGCCGATCATCGATGCCACCTTCGACGGCAACGGCGTCAACGCCATCGGCGGACTGTCCATGGGCGGGATCGCGGCCTTCGTGCTCGCGGCCCGGCATCCCGAACTCTACGACGCGATCGCCGGATACAGCGCCTGCCCCGATCTGGGCCTCGCACAGGGGGCGATCACGTTCTCGATCGCCAATCGCGGCGGTAATCCGTTCAACATGTGGGGTGCGCCGGGAAGTCCGGAATGGGGAGCGCACGATCCGGCGCTGCTGGTGAATCGACTGCGCGGCAAGACCATCTACCTGTCCACCGGCACCGGGATTCCCGGCCCGCACGAGGCGGAGATCAAACCGCAGCTGCCGGAGAACATCTTCCTGGGCGGGCCGATCGAGGCCGGTGTCGACGTCTGCGTCACCGCCTTCGAACAGCGCCTGCGCGGTATGCGGATCCCGGCCCGGGTGGATCACAACCCGGTGGGCACGCACTCCTGGTCCTACTGGCAGGACTACCTGCACGCGTCGTGGCCGACCATCGGCGCGGCGATCGGCGCCTGA
- a CDS encoding DUF397 domain-containing protein encodes MEAKNRDIEPGAVWQRSGDGAGGVEVAFLASGNIGLRDAKNPDGPALIFTPGEWRAFVAGAKDGEFNRPGAESA; translated from the coding sequence TTGGAAGCGAAGAATCGCGATATCGAGCCCGGGGCGGTCTGGCAGCGCAGTGGCGACGGGGCGGGCGGTGTCGAGGTGGCCTTCCTGGCCAGCGGAAATATCGGATTGCGGGATGCCAAGAATCCGGACGGACCGGCGCTGATCTTCACTCCCGGCGAGTGGCGTGCCTTCGTCGCGGGCGCCAAGGACGGGGAATTCAACCGTCCCGGAGCGGAATCGGCCTGA
- a CDS encoding S9 family peptidase: MALETAAAVIPPIAKKVPTERTHHGDTFADPYEWLRDKDDPEVIAYLEAENAYTDAQTAQLAPLRARIFDEIKSRTQETDLSVPSRLGDYWYYSRSFEGKQYGVHCRCPIADRDDWTPPQLDVDTEITGEEILLDSNVLAAGHDFFALGAYSISHDGTLLAYSTDTVGDERYVLRFKDLRTGELLGDEIAGTAPGATWSLDGTHVFYQTVDESWRPDTVWRHRLGADRSGDVRVFHEPDERYWVSIGATRSEKYLMIWVGSKITSEGWILESDDPEGEFRVLLPRREGVEYSAEHAVIGGHDRLLILHNDVIDGVKAENFVLAEAPVDDPAAMTTLIGHRDEVRLEDIDCFADHLVLSYRREALPRVAVWPLTSDGYGELRELDFGLELFSAGVGSNPEWAQPTLRLGVTSFITPMQIFDYVPATGEMTLRKQQQVLGGYDPDDYVQHRDWAVAADGTRIPVSVVRRRDSEGSGPKPLLLYGYGSYEASIDPGFSVSRLSLLDRGMVFAVAHVRGGGEMGRLWYEHGKTLTKKNTFTDFVSCARHLVDTEVTRPELMVADGGSAGGLLMGAVANLAPELFTGILANVPFVDPLTSILDPSLPLTVIEWDEWGNPLEDPEVYAYMKSYSPYENVTAQNYPAILAITSINDTRVLYVEPAKWVAALRATKTGDSQLLLKTEMSAGHGGVSGRYEKWKEVAFEYAWVLDTVGLGES; the protein is encoded by the coding sequence ATGGCTCTCGAAACTGCAGCGGCGGTGATCCCGCCGATCGCCAAGAAGGTGCCGACCGAGCGCACCCATCATGGCGACACCTTCGCCGATCCCTACGAGTGGCTGCGCGACAAGGACGATCCCGAGGTCATCGCCTATCTGGAGGCGGAGAACGCCTACACCGACGCGCAGACCGCCCAGCTGGCGCCGCTACGCGCGCGGATCTTCGACGAGATCAAGTCCCGCACCCAGGAAACCGACCTTTCGGTCCCGTCTCGGCTGGGTGACTACTGGTACTACTCCCGTAGTTTCGAGGGCAAACAGTACGGCGTGCACTGCCGCTGCCCGATCGCCGATCGCGACGACTGGACACCGCCGCAACTCGACGTCGACACCGAGATCACCGGTGAGGAGATCCTGCTCGACAGCAATGTGCTGGCCGCTGGACACGATTTCTTCGCGCTGGGCGCCTACTCGATCAGCCACGACGGCACCCTGCTGGCGTACTCCACCGATACCGTCGGCGACGAGCGCTACGTGCTGCGCTTCAAGGACCTGCGGACCGGCGAGCTGCTCGGTGACGAGATCGCGGGCACCGCGCCCGGCGCGACCTGGTCGCTGGACGGCACCCACGTCTTCTATCAGACCGTCGACGAATCCTGGCGGCCCGATACGGTCTGGCGCCACCGGCTCGGCGCCGACCGATCCGGCGATGTACGGGTCTTCCACGAACCCGACGAGCGGTACTGGGTCAGCATCGGTGCCACCCGCTCGGAGAAGTACCTGATGATCTGGGTGGGGTCGAAGATCACCAGCGAGGGCTGGATTCTCGAATCCGATGATCCCGAGGGCGAATTCCGGGTGCTGCTGCCCCGTCGCGAGGGTGTGGAGTACTCGGCCGAGCACGCGGTGATCGGCGGCCACGACCGGCTGCTGATCCTGCACAACGATGTGATCGACGGGGTGAAGGCCGAGAATTTCGTCCTGGCCGAGGCGCCGGTGGACGATCCCGCCGCGATGACGACCCTCATCGGCCATCGCGACGAGGTGCGGCTCGAGGACATCGACTGTTTCGCCGACCATCTGGTGCTGTCCTACCGGCGGGAGGCGCTGCCGCGGGTCGCGGTGTGGCCGTTGACCTCCGACGGGTACGGCGAACTGCGCGAACTGGATTTCGGGCTGGAGTTGTTCTCCGCGGGGGTGGGTTCGAACCCGGAGTGGGCGCAGCCGACCCTGCGGCTGGGCGTGACCTCGTTCATCACCCCGATGCAGATCTTCGACTACGTCCCGGCCACCGGTGAGATGACCCTGCGCAAACAACAGCAGGTCCTCGGCGGCTACGACCCGGACGACTATGTGCAGCACCGGGATTGGGCGGTCGCCGCCGACGGGACCCGGATCCCCGTCTCGGTGGTGCGCCGCCGCGACAGTGAGGGTTCGGGCCCGAAACCGTTGCTGCTCTACGGATACGGCTCCTACGAGGCCAGTATCGACCCGGGCTTCTCGGTATCGCGGCTGTCACTGCTGGATCGCGGCATGGTGTTCGCGGTCGCCCATGTGCGGGGCGGCGGCGAGATGGGCAGGCTCTGGTACGAGCACGGCAAGACGCTCACCAAGAAGAACACCTTCACCGACTTCGTCTCCTGCGCACGGCATCTCGTCGACACCGAGGTCACCCGGCCGGAGCTGATGGTGGCCGACGGCGGCAGCGCCGGTGGTCTGCTGATGGGCGCGGTCGCCAATCTGGCGCCCGAACTGTTCACCGGCATCCTCGCGAATGTGCCGTTCGTGGACCCGCTCACCTCGATCCTGGACCCGTCGCTGCCGCTGACGGTGATCGAGTGGGACGAGTGGGGTAATCCGCTGGAGGACCCCGAGGTCTACGCCTACATGAAGTCCTATTCGCCGTACGAGAACGTCACGGCGCAGAACTATCCGGCGATCCTGGCGATCACCAGCATCAACGACACCCGCGTGCTGTATGTGGAACCCGCGAAATGGGTTGCCGCCCTGCGGGCCACGAAGACCGGCGACTCCCAGCTGCTGCTGAAGACCGAGATGAGCGCCGGGCACGGCGGCGTCAGCGGCCGCTACGAGAAGTGGAAGGAAGTCGCCTTCGAATACGCCTGGGTGCTCGACACGGTCGGCCTCGGGGAGAGCTGA
- a CDS encoding DUF2334 domain-containing protein encodes MTGNDRGFGQLIVSVSGIRDTTLEQASAFAAEMDSRGVRLSLLVAPRLKGKYRLTEDAHTQEWLRERRASGDAIVLHGYDQAATKRRRAEFATLPKHEARLRLTAADRVMEEIGLRTRLFAAPRWTISDGALAALPEVGFRLALGLTTVHDLERDVAQRCWVHGMGEGFRAEPWWCHALVMSAARIARRGGTLRLAVSAAQLSRPGPHQAMLDAVDLALFHEAAPQVYRWEPFILPHAA; translated from the coding sequence ATGACGGGCAACGACCGGGGGTTCGGGCAGCTGATCGTCTCGGTGTCGGGTATTCGCGACACCACACTGGAACAGGCGAGCGCCTTCGCCGCGGAAATGGACAGTCGCGGGGTACGACTGTCGCTGCTGGTGGCGCCACGGTTGAAGGGGAAATATCGGCTCACCGAGGACGCGCACACCCAGGAATGGCTGCGCGAGCGGCGCGCGAGCGGTGATGCCATCGTGCTGCACGGCTACGACCAGGCCGCCACCAAACGCCGCCGCGCGGAGTTCGCGACGCTGCCCAAACACGAAGCGCGCCTTCGTCTCACGGCCGCCGACCGCGTGATGGAGGAGATCGGCCTGCGCACCCGCCTGTTCGCGGCTCCGCGCTGGACGATCTCCGACGGCGCTCTGGCCGCCCTGCCCGAGGTCGGCTTCCGGCTCGCACTCGGCCTGACCACCGTGCACGATCTGGAACGCGATGTGGCACAACGCTGCTGGGTGCACGGCATGGGCGAGGGCTTCCGTGCCGAACCCTGGTGGTGTCACGCCCTGGTGATGAGCGCCGCCCGCATCGCCCGCCGCGGCGGCACCCTGCGTCTCGCGGTCTCGGCCGCCCAGCTGTCCCGTCCCGGCCCGCACCAGGCCATGCTCGATGCCGTCGACCTCGCCCTGTTCCACGAGGCGGCCCCGCAGGTGTACCGCTGGGAACCGTTCATCCTGCCGCACGCGGCCTGA
- a CDS encoding glutamate decarboxylase: protein MAASSKASKSDDLFAMPDLDRGAPKQKFPHREMMPQEAYQIVHDELMLDGVSRMNLATFCTTWIDEYAARLMAQSVAKNIVDKDEYPQTAEVERRCVRMVADLWHAPHPDTAHGTSTTGSSEAAMLGGLAAKTRWRKAGGQGLPNFVCGPVQVCWEKFARYFDVEIRQVPLRGDRYTLHPDDIAAHCDSNTIMVVATMGQTFTGLFEDIAGISAALDEFQSRTGHDIPLHIDAASGGFLAPFCAPDLVWDFRLPRVKSINASGHKTGLAPLGAGWAVWREVDDLPRELIFDVDYLGGSMATFNLNFSRPGGQAITQYYDFIRLGRTGYTRLQSAIYRVGEHLAQGLRKTGLFDMIHDSTPEHGISAVCWRLREDPGFNLYDLSERLRSRGWLIAAYPLPADRQDETIMRAVIRHGFTHDMADLLLADIDRCIDQLRKHPLTVPLTREDAGGFTHSATAAVSNESILDALGMQENPAPGR, encoded by the coding sequence ATGGCCGCATCATCGAAAGCATCGAAATCCGACGATCTGTTCGCCATGCCCGATCTGGATCGCGGCGCGCCCAAACAGAAGTTTCCGCATCGCGAGATGATGCCGCAGGAGGCGTATCAGATCGTGCACGACGAGCTGATGCTCGACGGGGTGTCCCGGATGAATCTGGCGACATTCTGCACCACGTGGATCGACGAATACGCCGCGCGGCTGATGGCGCAGAGCGTGGCCAAGAACATCGTCGACAAGGACGAGTATCCACAGACCGCGGAGGTCGAGCGGCGGTGTGTGCGGATGGTCGCCGATCTCTGGCACGCGCCGCATCCGGACACCGCGCACGGCACCTCCACCACCGGGTCCAGTGAGGCCGCGATGCTCGGCGGGCTGGCCGCCAAGACCCGCTGGCGCAAGGCCGGTGGGCAGGGCCTGCCCAACTTCGTCTGCGGACCCGTCCAGGTATGTTGGGAAAAATTTGCCCGGTACTTCGATGTGGAGATCCGGCAGGTGCCGCTGCGCGGTGACCGTTACACCCTGCATCCGGATGATATTGCGGCTCACTGTGATTCGAACACCATCATGGTGGTGGCGACGATGGGGCAGACCTTCACGGGATTGTTCGAGGACATCGCGGGGATCAGCGCGGCGCTCGACGAATTCCAGTCCCGCACCGGTCACGACATCCCGCTGCACATCGATGCCGCCAGCGGCGGATTCCTCGCACCGTTCTGCGCACCGGATCTGGTGTGGGACTTCCGGTTACCGCGGGTGAAGTCGATCAACGCCTCCGGGCACAAGACCGGCCTGGCGCCGCTGGGCGCGGGCTGGGCCGTCTGGCGCGAGGTGGACGACCTGCCTCGGGAACTGATCTTCGATGTCGACTATCTGGGCGGCAGTATGGCCACCTTCAACCTCAACTTCTCCCGGCCGGGCGGACAGGCGATCACCCAGTACTACGACTTCATCCGGCTCGGCCGCACCGGATACACCCGGCTGCAGTCGGCGATCTACCGCGTCGGCGAGCACCTGGCCCAGGGGCTGCGGAAAACCGGATTGTTCGACATGATCCACGACAGCACACCCGAACACGGCATCAGCGCGGTGTGCTGGCGACTGCGCGAGGACCCGGGTTTCAACCTCTACGACCTGTCCGAACGCCTGCGCTCACGCGGCTGGCTGATCGCGGCCTATCCGCTGCCCGCCGACCGGCAGGACGAGACGATCATGCGCGCGGTGATCCGGCACGGTTTCACCCACGACATGGCCGATCTGCTCCTCGCCGACATCGACCGCTGCATCGATCAGCTGCGCAAACACCCGCTGACGGTCCCACTGACCCGCGAGGACGCGGGCGGCTTCACCCACAGCGCCACCGCCGCGGTCTCGAACGAGTCGATTTTGGACGCGCTGGGGATGCAGGAGAATCCGGCACCCGGCCGCTGA
- a CDS encoding APC family permease — protein sequence MTDTVTAARKPLVTKYISWVTLALMTTSSVASLRSAPTMAVYGLACVFLYVVPALLFLLPTAFVSAELASGWDGGVYKWVGEGLSKQLGFLAVWCQFAMTIFYYPSLLAYVASTFAYIINPSLASNGPYVAIVIIVIYWAGVFVSAQGTKTVAGLSSMGLVIGTLIPGALLVVLGIVFLAQGNSSAAPMDAGHLLPQWTGLASLVLIVNNFLSYAGMEMNAVHVSSLRNPAREYPRAMALAVGLVLAIFIVPAVVISWVVPSQSLSLTAGVMQAFDGFFNHFGIGFLTPVLGIMLVAAALGGMLTWLAGPSKGLLLIGRSEGYLPPVLTRVNKHGVQQNMLVAQGIFTTVLALLYAFIPNVSSAYWMLSVITTQVYLIMYVLLFAAAVQLRRRQPGHPRGYRAPWLIGLCGLGSASSVAAFLIGFVPPSQYGSGGAWRYVLVVGLGMGVVGLLIPYLFLRLRRPEWKTEVPAEALS from the coding sequence ATGACGGATACGGTGACGGCCGCCCGCAAACCCCTGGTCACCAAGTACATCTCCTGGGTGACGCTCGCGCTGATGACGACCAGTTCGGTGGCCAGTCTGCGATCCGCGCCGACGATGGCTGTCTACGGCCTGGCGTGTGTATTCCTCTACGTCGTCCCGGCCCTGCTGTTCCTGCTGCCGACGGCGTTCGTCTCCGCCGAGCTGGCCTCCGGCTGGGACGGCGGGGTCTACAAGTGGGTCGGGGAGGGGTTGTCCAAACAGCTGGGCTTTCTGGCCGTGTGGTGCCAGTTCGCGATGACGATCTTCTACTACCCGAGTCTGCTGGCCTACGTCGCCAGTACCTTCGCCTACATCATCAACCCGTCGCTGGCATCGAACGGACCCTATGTGGCGATCGTCATCATCGTCATCTACTGGGCGGGGGTGTTCGTCTCCGCGCAGGGCACCAAAACCGTTGCGGGACTGTCGAGTATGGGGCTGGTCATCGGTACCCTGATACCCGGTGCGCTGCTGGTCGTCCTGGGCATCGTCTTTCTCGCGCAGGGCAATTCGTCCGCCGCGCCGATGGACGCCGGTCATCTGCTGCCGCAGTGGACGGGGCTGGCCAGTCTGGTGCTGATCGTCAACAATTTCCTGTCCTATGCCGGGATGGAGATGAACGCGGTGCACGTGTCGTCGCTGCGCAATCCGGCCCGGGAGTATCCGCGCGCCATGGCGCTGGCGGTCGGGTTGGTGCTGGCCATCTTCATCGTGCCCGCCGTGGTGATCAGCTGGGTGGTGCCGTCGCAGAGCCTGAGCCTGACCGCCGGGGTGATGCAGGCCTTCGACGGCTTCTTCAATCACTTCGGAATCGGTTTCCTGACACCGGTTCTGGGCATCATGCTGGTCGCCGCCGCGCTCGGCGGCATGCTGACCTGGCTGGCCGGGCCGTCGAAGGGACTGCTGCTCATCGGCCGATCCGAGGGCTATCTCCCGCCGGTGCTGACCCGGGTGAACAAACACGGTGTGCAGCAGAACATGCTGGTGGCGCAGGGTATTTTCACGACCGTGCTGGCACTGCTCTATGCCTTCATACCGAATGTGTCCAGCGCCTACTGGATGCTGTCGGTGATCACCACGCAGGTCTATCTGATCATGTACGTCCTGCTGTTCGCCGCGGCCGTACAGCTGCGGCGCAGACAGCCCGGTCATCCCCGCGGCTATCGCGCGCCGTGGTTGATCGGGTTGTGCGGCCTGGGCAGTGCCTCGTCGGTGGCGGCCTTCCTCATCGGATTCGTCCCGCCGTCGCAGTACGGCAGCGGCGGTGCGTGGCGTTATGTCCTCGTCGTCGGGCTGGGGATGGGCGTTGTCGGCCTGCTGATCCCGTATCTGTTCCTGCGATTGCGACGTCCGGAGTGGAAGACCGAGGTACCGGCGGAGGCGCTGTCGTGA